In Ancylobacter polymorphus, a genomic segment contains:
- a CDS encoding TRAP transporter large permease, with the protein MALTFGLMALFLMLGAPLAVTFGLVIFLQMGSYGLSIAGLSNIPYEEISSYPLVAIPLFMLTGELMNRSGMAAELIALADLLLRRIRAAFGYITVAASAMMGAITGSSVATVAAVGGIVSPEMIKRGYPKGYVASLTASAGLLGVLVPPSIPLILYGATVGVSISQLFIATMVPALLMGVLFLFVHNRLSRKVLRGGIEGRSETDGLLDPRKSPARIVFDATSALLLPVVILGGIYGGIMTPTEAAAIGCLYAIGVAVGRRLISREGFTRSFRTAAITGSGILIIIAMTGIFNRAMVLNQVPQDIAIWVATYIESPIAFLLMVNVVLLLVGTFMETNASILLMGPLLAPAAERFGIDPVHFGIVLATNLEIGLLTPPMAANLYVAARAANARLADMMPYLGWFFGAALLGQAIITFVPFATLWFRYL; encoded by the coding sequence GTGGCACTGACCTTCGGCCTCATGGCCCTGTTCCTGATGCTCGGTGCGCCGCTGGCCGTCACCTTCGGGCTCGTGATCTTTCTGCAGATGGGCAGCTACGGTCTGTCCATCGCCGGGCTGAGCAACATCCCTTACGAGGAAATCTCCAGCTACCCGCTGGTAGCGATCCCGCTGTTCATGCTGACCGGCGAGCTGATGAACCGCAGCGGCATGGCGGCGGAGCTGATCGCGCTCGCCGACCTGCTGTTGCGCCGTATCCGCGCCGCCTTCGGCTATATCACCGTCGCAGCCTCGGCGATGATGGGCGCCATCACCGGCTCCTCGGTCGCCACTGTCGCGGCGGTCGGCGGCATCGTCTCGCCGGAAATGATCAAGCGGGGCTATCCTAAGGGCTATGTCGCCTCGCTGACCGCCTCCGCCGGGCTGCTCGGCGTGCTGGTGCCGCCTTCCATTCCGCTTATCCTTTATGGCGCGACGGTAGGCGTCTCGATCTCCCAGCTCTTCATCGCCACCATGGTGCCGGCGCTGCTGATGGGCGTGCTGTTCCTGTTCGTGCACAACCGCCTGTCGCGCAAGGTCCTGCGGGGCGGCATCGAGGGCCGCTCCGAAACCGACGGGCTGCTCGATCCGCGCAAATCACCGGCCCGGATCGTGTTCGACGCCACCTCGGCGCTGCTGCTGCCGGTGGTCATCCTTGGCGGCATCTACGGAGGCATCATGACCCCCACCGAAGCCGCCGCCATCGGCTGCCTCTACGCGATCGGCGTCGCGGTCGGGCGCCGGCTGATCAGCCGGGAGGGATTCACCCGATCCTTCCGCACGGCGGCGATCACCGGCTCGGGCATCCTCATCATCATCGCCATGACCGGCATCTTCAACCGCGCCATGGTGCTGAACCAGGTGCCGCAGGACATCGCCATCTGGGTCGCGACCTATATCGAGAGCCCGATCGCCTTCCTGCTGATGGTCAATGTGGTGTTGCTGCTGGTCGGCACCTTCATGGAGACCAACGCCTCGATCCTGCTTATGGGGCCGCTGCTGGCACCAGCCGCCGAGCGCTTTGGCATCGATCCGGTGCATTTCGGCATCGTGCTCGCCACCAATCTGGAAATCGGCCTGCTCACTCCGCCCATGGCCGCCAACCTCTACGTCGCCGCCCGCGCCGCCAATGCCCGGCTGGCCGACATGATGCCCTATCTCGGCTGGTTCTTCGGTGCGGCGCTGCTGGGCCAGGCGATCATCACCTTCGTCCCGTTTGCCACGCTGTGGTTCCGCTACCTCTAG
- a CDS encoding TRAP transporter small permease — MARDGTAAMGGHEPASAEAPPRRHAVLDTLMCVERVLARMENAVVVTAMVVAILAVGASVAIRTFDLPFSDTGEWAMVAMSPLTFIGAALCSHLHKHLTADIVEMLPPGPLHRGLDAIAAVLCLAFGLFFIALAWDLFDYARASGETLIDLGTPVAIPAGFMLAGAALMTFHSALDIWRALVGREPGGLNPWH, encoded by the coding sequence ATGGCCCGCGATGGGACGGCCGCCATGGGCGGTCACGAACCGGCCTCCGCCGAGGCCCCTCCCCGGCGGCACGCGGTGCTCGACACGCTGATGTGTGTCGAGCGGGTGCTGGCCCGGATGGAGAATGCTGTTGTCGTCACGGCGATGGTCGTTGCCATCCTCGCAGTCGGCGCCTCGGTGGCGATCCGCACCTTCGACCTGCCGTTCTCCGACACTGGCGAATGGGCGATGGTGGCCATGTCGCCGCTCACCTTCATCGGAGCGGCGCTTTGCAGCCATTTGCACAAGCACCTCACCGCCGACATCGTCGAGATGCTGCCGCCGGGACCGCTGCACCGCGGGCTCGACGCGATCGCCGCCGTGCTGTGCCTGGCGTTCGGCCTGTTCTTCATTGCCCTGGCTTGGGACCTGTTCGACTACGCCCGCGCCTCCGGCGAGACGCTGATCGATCTCGGCACGCCCGTCGCCATTCCCGCCGGCTTCATGCTCGCCGGCGCTGCCCTGATGACGTTCCACTCGGCGCTCGACATCTGGCGGGCGCTGGTGGGACGCGAGCCGGGAGGGTTGAATCCGTGGCACTGA
- a CDS encoding TRAP transporter substrate-binding protein → MKNIIVAALAAVTLAVLPQAASADKARLGHVFAQGNAADEASQIFARLVKERTDGKIDITVFPNSQLGGDEALGRDLSRGAVEFAFLNIGSLTGLDPLLDIHYLPYIATDYAQVDKIFYNSEGILQRTLTGTLAKHNMVALAYFELDFRAVTNSNRPVNNAEDLKGLKLRVPGSASIRSFFEAAGAQTVTMPMPNLFVALQQGTVDGQDNGASITYNSRLFEAQKYMTLTNHVYAMGAITVSKRFWDGLDEAQRKIVTQAAQEAAREGIARNRAATSAFLDKIKAGGVAVVTPTPEAMAEFAKVGQIGWEKLTPIYGADRIAELKKEIAAARGE, encoded by the coding sequence ATGAAGAACATTATCGTGGCTGCTTTGGCAGCCGTGACGCTTGCTGTCTTGCCGCAGGCGGCCTCCGCCGACAAGGCGCGCCTCGGGCACGTTTTTGCCCAGGGCAATGCGGCCGACGAGGCGAGCCAGATCTTTGCGCGCCTGGTCAAGGAACGCACCGACGGCAAGATCGACATCACGGTGTTTCCGAACAGCCAGCTCGGCGGCGACGAGGCGCTCGGGCGCGATCTCAGCCGCGGCGCGGTCGAGTTCGCCTTCCTGAACATCGGCTCTCTGACCGGCCTCGATCCGCTGCTCGATATCCACTATCTTCCCTATATCGCGACCGACTACGCTCAGGTCGACAAGATCTTCTACAATTCTGAAGGCATCCTGCAGCGCACGCTCACCGGCACGCTGGCCAAGCATAATATGGTCGCGCTTGCCTATTTCGAGCTCGACTTTCGCGCGGTGACCAACTCCAATCGCCCCGTGAACAATGCTGAGGACCTAAAGGGCCTCAAGCTGCGGGTGCCGGGCTCGGCCTCGATCCGCTCCTTCTTCGAGGCCGCCGGCGCACAGACCGTCACCATGCCGATGCCGAACCTGTTCGTCGCGCTCCAGCAAGGCACGGTCGACGGCCAGGACAATGGCGCCAGCATCACCTACAATTCCCGGCTGTTCGAAGCCCAGAAATACATGACCCTGACCAATCATGTGTATGCCATGGGCGCGATCACGGTCAGTAAGCGCTTCTGGGACGGGCTCGACGAGGCCCAGCGCAAAATCGTGACGCAAGCCGCGCAGGAGGCCGCGCGCGAAGGCATCGCCCGCAACCGCGCCGCCACCAGCGCCTTCCTCGACAAGATCAAGGCCGGCGGCGTCGCGGTCGTCACGCCCACGCCGGAAGCGATGGCGGAATTCGCCAAGGTCGGCCAGATCGGCTGGGAGAAGCTGACGCCGATCTATGGCGCGGACCGAATCGCCGAGCTGAAGAAGGAAATCGCCGCGGCGCGGGGCGAGTGA
- a CDS encoding aldehyde dehydrogenase family protein yields MRMGRDQLFIDGHWVEAASGTLLPVVNPSTGEDIGRIAAGGAADIDRAVTAARHAFETVWSSMAALERGRLLSRLGLLILDRLEELAQLEAADTGKPMKLARNDIRVTARYFEYYGGAADKIHGDTIPFLPGYQVIVLREPRGVTGHIIPWNYPASMFGRTLGAALAAGNTAILKPAEEASLSCLRFTELAEEVGFPAGVINVVTGLGDEAGAALSSHPGIDFLSFTGSPEVGTLVQTAAAKNHVPCVLELGGKSPQIVFADADQDKACEVIIGAIVQNAGQTCSAGSRVLIERAIYEPFMRKLAERMATVRVGFPEQDFECGPVINQVQRDRVMAFLDRAASDKVEVVAQGKIHPDASKAGYFVPPTLFGLVPREHELAREEVFGPVLAALPFDDEDDVLRIANGTDYGLIAGVWTRDGGRQMRMAKGIRAGQIYINGYGAGGGVELPFGGFRKSGHGREKGFEALKEYTVAKTVVIDHSS; encoded by the coding sequence ATGCGTATGGGTCGGGATCAGCTGTTCATCGATGGCCACTGGGTGGAGGCCGCGTCGGGGACACTTCTGCCGGTGGTCAACCCCAGCACGGGCGAGGACATCGGCCGGATCGCCGCCGGCGGCGCTGCCGATATCGATCGCGCGGTGACGGCCGCCCGCCATGCCTTCGAAACCGTGTGGAGCTCCATGGCGGCTCTGGAGCGCGGCCGCCTGCTCAGCCGGCTCGGCCTTCTTATCCTCGATCGTCTCGAGGAACTCGCTCAACTCGAAGCCGCCGACACCGGCAAGCCGATGAAGCTGGCACGTAACGACATTCGCGTGACCGCACGCTATTTCGAATATTACGGCGGCGCCGCCGACAAAATTCACGGCGACACCATCCCCTTCCTGCCGGGCTATCAGGTCATCGTGTTGCGCGAGCCACGGGGTGTCACCGGCCATATCATTCCTTGGAACTACCCGGCCTCGATGTTCGGGCGCACCCTTGGCGCAGCGCTGGCGGCCGGCAACACCGCGATACTGAAGCCGGCGGAAGAAGCCTCGCTCTCCTGCCTGCGCTTCACCGAACTGGCCGAGGAGGTCGGCTTCCCGGCCGGGGTCATCAACGTGGTGACCGGGCTCGGCGACGAGGCCGGCGCCGCCCTTTCGAGCCATCCCGGGATCGACTTCCTGTCCTTCACCGGCTCACCGGAGGTCGGTACGCTGGTGCAGACCGCCGCCGCGAAGAACCATGTTCCCTGCGTTCTCGAACTCGGCGGCAAGTCGCCGCAGATCGTGTTCGCCGATGCCGATCAGGACAAGGCGTGCGAGGTTATTATCGGTGCCATCGTGCAGAATGCCGGCCAGACCTGTTCCGCCGGCTCACGCGTGCTGATCGAGCGCGCCATTTATGAGCCCTTCATGCGGAAACTCGCGGAGCGCATGGCCACGGTCCGCGTGGGCTTTCCCGAACAGGATTTCGAATGCGGCCCGGTGATCAATCAGGTGCAACGCGACCGCGTCATGGCTTTCCTCGACCGTGCCGCCAGCGACAAGGTCGAGGTGGTGGCGCAGGGCAAGATCCATCCTGACGCGTCGAAGGCCGGCTATTTCGTGCCGCCTACGCTGTTTGGTCTGGTGCCGCGTGAGCATGAGCTGGCGCGCGAGGAGGTTTTCGGTCCGGTGCTCGCCGCCCTCCCGTTCGACGATGAGGACGACGTGCTGCGCATCGCTAACGGCACGGATTACGGCCTCATCGCCGGCGTGTGGACCCGCGACGGCGGGCGCCAGATGCGCATGGCCAAGGGCATTCGCGCCGGCCAGATCTATATCAATGGCTATGGCGCCGGCGGCGGAGTCGAATTGCCGTTCGGCGGGTTCCGCAAGAGTGGCCACGGCCGCGAGAAGGGTTTCGAGGCCCTCAAGGAATACACGGTCGCCAAAACCGTGGTCATCGACCACTCAAGCTGA
- a CDS encoding MFS transporter, protein MERLSSGVAEKAQTSVAITLALAMLLAALGTSIANIALPALAEAFSAPFAQVQAVVVAYLAALTACVLIAGRLGDRCGLKPMLVAGLALFAVASLLCAVAPNLWLLIGARVLQGVGAAFLMTLAMALMRQTASEARVGRAMGLLGTVSALGTALGPPLGGLLIPVTGWRGIFWVQVPLAALALILAITMLPAEPVKEKAPTVRLRSVINRSLAPNLLVNIVVAAVMMATLVVGPFYLSGGLGLTARQVGFVMAVGPVISIFSGVPSGRLVDAWGSTRMLAISLVLLATGALLLAFLPNGIGVAGYVLSIIVLTPGYQLFQAANNTAALADISQDRRGAVSGLLGLSRNIGLMAGASAMGAVFAFGVGTEDFVRATPVALASGIRQTFLLAGAMMLAAIAVAFGHRLAAPRAS, encoded by the coding sequence ATGGAACGGTTGAGTTCGGGCGTAGCGGAGAAGGCGCAAACGAGCGTCGCGATCACACTGGCGCTGGCAATGCTGCTGGCCGCCCTCGGCACGAGCATCGCCAATATCGCCTTGCCGGCGCTTGCCGAGGCCTTCTCAGCCCCCTTCGCACAGGTACAGGCGGTGGTGGTCGCCTATCTCGCGGCCCTGACGGCCTGCGTGCTGATCGCCGGCCGTCTCGGCGACCGTTGCGGCCTCAAGCCCATGCTGGTGGCCGGCCTCGCCCTGTTCGCCGTCGCCTCGCTGCTGTGCGCCGTCGCGCCGAATCTGTGGCTGCTCATCGGGGCTCGGGTGCTTCAAGGCGTCGGGGCCGCATTCCTGATGACGCTCGCCATGGCGCTGATGCGCCAGACTGCCAGCGAGGCGCGCGTCGGGCGGGCCATGGGCCTGCTCGGCACGGTGTCGGCGCTCGGCACCGCGCTTGGCCCCCCGCTCGGTGGGCTGCTGATCCCGGTCACCGGATGGCGGGGCATTTTCTGGGTTCAGGTGCCATTGGCGGCTCTGGCCCTGATACTGGCGATCACCATGCTCCCGGCCGAGCCCGTGAAGGAAAAGGCACCGACCGTTCGCCTGCGCTCCGTCATAAACCGGAGCCTCGCGCCCAACCTTCTGGTGAACATCGTCGTTGCCGCCGTCATGATGGCGACGCTGGTGGTCGGGCCCTTCTATCTCAGCGGCGGGCTTGGTCTGACGGCGCGGCAGGTCGGCTTCGTCATGGCGGTCGGCCCCGTGATCTCCATCTTCAGCGGCGTCCCGTCCGGGCGGCTGGTCGATGCTTGGGGGAGTACCCGCATGCTGGCCATCAGCTTGGTCCTGCTGGCGACAGGCGCGCTTCTCCTGGCGTTTCTGCCGAACGGGATCGGCGTTGCGGGCTATGTACTCTCTATCATCGTGCTGACGCCCGGCTATCAGCTGTTCCAGGCCGCCAACAACACCGCCGCGCTGGCCGACATCTCCCAAGACCGGCGCGGCGCCGTCTCCGGATTGCTCGGCCTGTCACGCAATATCGGCCTGATGGCCGGTGCGTCCGCCATGGGCGCCGTCTTCGCCTTCGGCGTGGGGACGGAGGACTTCGTCCGCGCGACGCCCGTGGCCCTCGCCTCGGGCATACGGCAGACTTTCCTGCTGGCTGGCGCCATGATGCTCGCCGCCATCGCGGTGGCGTTCGGGCATCGTCTAGCAGCCCCGCGTGCGTCTTGA
- a CDS encoding helix-turn-helix domain-containing protein yields MKFLDIGEVAEKSGNKPSTLRYYEEAGLISSVTRHGLRRQFPPEVLLQLKLIAMGKSAGFSLTEIAGMFGRNGMQDLPRAALHARADEIDRKIRELTALRDTLRHVADCPAPSHMECPTFRRLVDMAGRRKGKPAKGSRSKSGTPRA; encoded by the coding sequence ATGAAGTTTCTGGATATTGGAGAGGTCGCGGAGAAGAGCGGAAACAAGCCTTCGACGCTGCGCTATTATGAGGAAGCCGGGCTTATTTCCTCGGTCACCCGGCATGGATTGCGCCGACAGTTTCCACCCGAGGTGCTGTTGCAGCTCAAGCTGATCGCGATGGGCAAATCGGCCGGCTTCTCGCTCACCGAGATCGCGGGGATGTTCGGCAGGAACGGTATGCAGGATCTGCCGCGGGCGGCACTACACGCGAGGGCGGACGAGATTGACCGGAAAATCCGCGAGCTGACGGCGCTGCGCGACACCCTTCGCCATGTCGCCGATTGCCCGGCGCCCTCTCACATGGAATGCCCGACATTTCGCCGGCTGGTAGACATGGCGGGCAGACGCAAAGGAAAGCCCGCGAAAGGAAGTCGCTCGAAGTCAGGCACCCCACGCGCATAG
- the catB gene encoding type B chloramphenicol O-acetyltransferase, which produces MHNVFESPFKGITLDRLVTHPNIRVGRYSYYSGYYHGHGFDDCARFLLPDEGADKLIIGSFCSIGSGAAFIMAGNQGHRSDWISTFPFFWMSDVPAFAGAENGYKPAGDTVIGNDVWIGSEAVVMPGVTIGDGAIIGTRALVTKDVEPYAIVGGNPARIIRKRFDDSAIAKLLELRWWDWSDEKLRDAMPLLTSGDVPALHRRWRRANARAT; this is translated from the coding sequence ATGCACAACGTCTTCGAGAGCCCTTTCAAGGGCATCACCCTTGATCGCCTCGTCACCCATCCCAACATCCGGGTCGGGCGCTACAGCTACTATTCCGGCTATTATCACGGGCATGGCTTCGACGACTGCGCCCGCTTCCTGCTGCCGGACGAGGGCGCCGACAAGCTCATCATCGGATCGTTCTGTTCGATCGGCTCGGGCGCCGCCTTCATCATGGCCGGGAACCAGGGCCATCGCAGCGACTGGATCAGCACCTTTCCGTTCTTCTGGATGTCGGACGTGCCGGCCTTCGCCGGGGCGGAAAATGGATACAAACCGGCGGGCGACACGGTGATCGGCAACGATGTCTGGATAGGCTCCGAGGCGGTCGTCATGCCGGGCGTCACCATCGGGGACGGCGCAATCATCGGCACGCGCGCGCTGGTGACGAAGGATGTGGAGCCCTACGCCATCGTCGGCGGTAACCCCGCCAGGATCATCCGGAAGCGGTTCGACGACTCTGCCATCGCCAAACTTCTGGAGCTTCGCTGGTGGGACTGGAGCGACGAGAAACTGCGGGATGCCATGCCCCTTCTTACCAGCGGGGATGTTCCGGCCCTTCATCGCCGTTGGAGAAGAGCAAATGCCCGCGCGACTTGA
- a CDS encoding DMT family transporter encodes MPTNAVLLTLAAVIAGAVVPFQAGANAALGRALGHPLWGTLISLCVSFACILPVMVLAKTGTPSLSHLAQAPRWIWIGGLVGVVYITGALLLAPKLGAAGFVVAAIAGQMLASIVIDQWGLVGLPRKPLSPSRLVGLGLVFLGLIVMQFQGLGAKPPAGS; translated from the coding sequence ATGCCAACCAACGCCGTGCTTCTCACCCTCGCTGCTGTCATCGCCGGAGCCGTCGTTCCGTTTCAAGCGGGCGCCAATGCCGCGCTCGGACGAGCGCTCGGCCACCCCCTCTGGGGCACGCTCATCTCGCTTTGTGTCAGCTTCGCCTGCATCCTGCCTGTCATGGTGCTGGCGAAGACGGGGACGCCGAGCCTGTCGCATCTGGCGCAGGCGCCCCGCTGGATATGGATCGGCGGCCTTGTCGGGGTGGTCTACATCACCGGCGCGCTTTTGCTCGCGCCGAAACTCGGCGCTGCCGGCTTCGTCGTCGCGGCGATCGCCGGGCAGATGCTTGCCTCGATCGTCATCGACCAGTGGGGCCTGGTGGGGCTGCCTCGAAAGCCGTTGTCACCCTCACGTCTGGTCGGTCTCGGTCTGGTCTTTCTCGGGCTGATCGTGATGCAGTTCCAGGGGCTGGGTGCAAAACCACCCGCCGGTTCGTGA
- a CDS encoding LysR substrate-binding domain-containing protein: MHDTNTLRGVDLNLLVILDALLIERHVSRTAARLNMSQPAVSHALGRLRHLFDDPLLIRRDGRLVPSAKALEIAPALTDALRQVRDVLGPRGFDPAGEKRTFRLAMSDYGSAVLLPGLVRKLQLEAPGIDLTITQSGREAMLGRVLEGDCDLALGVFPDLPARVEAQVLFVERFACLADRETLGGRDHLDIAAYLRRPHMLVAMEDGSTEIEAALGATGHVRRIAVTLPHWGTAPRLIVGTDLLLTVARRTLAPQQHDPAFAVFEPPFPIPPFRFVQVWHERRSGDPAHLWLRTALAQVSVALDED; the protein is encoded by the coding sequence ATGCACGACACGAATACACTTCGGGGCGTTGATCTCAATCTCCTTGTCATCCTCGACGCCCTTCTCATCGAACGGCACGTGTCGCGGACGGCGGCGCGGCTGAACATGAGCCAGCCGGCCGTCAGCCATGCCCTGGGGCGTTTGCGCCATCTCTTCGATGATCCTCTCCTGATCCGCCGCGACGGCCGCCTGGTGCCGAGCGCAAAGGCACTGGAGATCGCTCCTGCGCTGACCGATGCCTTGCGACAGGTGCGGGACGTTCTGGGGCCGAGAGGCTTCGACCCAGCGGGAGAGAAACGGACGTTTCGCCTTGCGATGTCAGACTATGGTTCCGCCGTCCTTCTCCCCGGCCTTGTGAGGAAGCTACAGCTTGAAGCCCCCGGGATCGATCTGACGATCACCCAATCGGGCCGTGAAGCTATGCTGGGCCGGGTGCTGGAGGGAGACTGCGATCTGGCACTGGGCGTCTTTCCCGATCTGCCTGCCCGGGTGGAGGCGCAGGTGCTCTTCGTCGAGCGCTTCGCCTGCCTTGCGGACCGGGAAACACTTGGGGGCCGCGATCATCTGGACATTGCTGCCTATCTACGCAGGCCTCATATGCTCGTTGCCATGGAGGACGGCTCTACCGAGATCGAGGCAGCCCTAGGCGCGACCGGCCATGTGCGCCGTATTGCCGTCACGCTGCCGCACTGGGGGACGGCACCGCGGCTGATCGTCGGGACCGACCTCCTTCTCACCGTCGCGCGCAGGACGCTGGCGCCCCAGCAGCACGATCCGGCCTTCGCCGTCTTCGAGCCGCCTTTTCCGATCCCGCCCTTCCGCTTTGTTCAGGTCTGGCATGAACGACGCAGCGGTGATCCCGCGCATCTCTGGCTGCGCACGGCCCTTGCCCAGGTTTCCGTGGCACTTGACGAGGACTAG
- a CDS encoding MFS transporter produces the protein MSAPSRMPLFLVVAASTIIGIAGVDLVLPAVPLLPERLGGDTARAQLVLAAYSLGTALGLLAFGELGARIDRVRLLTLSLVLFALVSAIAATVSQLDTLVAWRFIQGALGAAPAVFAPGIVRCIFGDEHAPKAMGWLGSAESLAPALAPIAGLYLFGLGDWRLSFWVLAGTGLGCAVASHVLLRPFSGKRSFAKGSYMSLARKPLFLRYWISQSLSLASILIFVFGAPAVFVEQGFGMEAFIALQLVGVATFIAGSLLSSIIAERIGAPKLLWLGTGLLAATFGLIFLSAVSGYGSIEVILPLFALNGLGFGLRGPIGFHRAIVAADGDDGRAAALVVLLVLMAAALGTAVLAPHLALGLAPLAGFAASVSCAALAALLIGRSQER, from the coding sequence ATGTCTGCACCTTCACGCATGCCGCTGTTTCTTGTCGTCGCCGCTTCAACCATCATCGGGATAGCGGGCGTGGACTTGGTGTTGCCAGCGGTTCCGTTGCTGCCGGAAAGGCTTGGCGGCGATACAGCTCGCGCGCAACTGGTCCTCGCAGCTTATTCGCTCGGCACAGCCCTGGGCCTCCTCGCCTTTGGCGAACTCGGGGCCAGGATCGATCGCGTGAGGCTGTTGACGTTGTCGCTCGTCCTCTTCGCTCTGGTGTCCGCCATCGCGGCAACGGTCTCCCAATTGGACACTTTGGTCGCTTGGCGCTTTATCCAAGGAGCACTCGGAGCCGCCCCAGCCGTGTTCGCGCCCGGCATTGTACGCTGCATATTTGGAGACGAGCATGCGCCCAAAGCCATGGGGTGGCTCGGTTCTGCGGAGTCCCTTGCGCCCGCGCTGGCGCCGATCGCGGGATTGTATCTTTTCGGGCTGGGCGATTGGCGCCTGTCCTTCTGGGTCTTGGCTGGAACTGGGTTGGGCTGCGCGGTGGCATCACACGTGCTGCTGCGTCCATTTTCCGGGAAGCGCAGCTTCGCCAAGGGCAGTTACATGTCCTTGGCGCGAAAGCCTCTGTTCTTGCGATACTGGATCAGCCAATCCCTCTCGCTGGCAAGTATCCTTATCTTCGTCTTTGGCGCTCCGGCCGTATTCGTCGAGCAGGGCTTCGGAATGGAGGCGTTCATTGCCCTCCAACTGGTAGGCGTTGCAACCTTCATTGCCGGGAGCCTTTTGTCGTCTATCATCGCCGAGCGTATTGGCGCGCCGAAACTGCTCTGGCTGGGCACAGGCCTCCTAGCCGCTACCTTCGGATTGATTTTCCTGTCTGCCGTTTCGGGCTACGGCAGCATTGAAGTCATCCTGCCGCTCTTTGCCCTCAATGGCCTCGGCTTCGGCCTACGGGGTCCAATAGGCTTTCACCGGGCGATCGTTGCTGCGGATGGAGACGATGGTCGGGCCGCAGCGCTCGTCGTCCTTCTTGTGCTCATGGCGGCAGCCCTTGGGACAGCGGTCTTGGCACCTCATCTGGCGCTGGGCCTCGCGCCCCTAGCAGGATTTGCAGCATCGGTCTCCTGTGCAGCGCTTGCAGCCCTTCTCATCGGCCGCTCTCAGGAGAGATAA
- a CDS encoding helix-turn-helix transcriptional regulator codes for MAELLDISQPTLSRLERGLLQPTGQQIGKLEQHLLRPSQSADRILARLINSSTSRVHLIDDRTHHLLAASPARWSEWQLDPPEALGKSLLLYASPEIEAAERSLNSIGWFDDVAAEMEFATGANCDPEVPISAGMVRWERLLLADGRAVRLTTSLPA; via the coding sequence TTGGCCGAGCTTCTCGATATTAGTCAGCCGACTTTGTCTCGCCTTGAACGCGGCCTGCTCCAGCCGACAGGCCAGCAGATCGGAAAGCTCGAACAACACCTGCTGCGCCCGAGCCAGTCTGCTGACAGGATATTGGCCAGGCTCATCAATTCGTCGACCAGCCGAGTGCACCTGATTGACGACCGAACTCATCATTTACTCGCGGCTTCTCCCGCACGTTGGTCGGAATGGCAACTCGATCCACCCGAGGCACTGGGCAAATCGCTCCTGCTCTATGCATCCCCAGAGATTGAGGCGGCAGAGCGCAGCCTGAACTCGATCGGATGGTTCGATGACGTTGCTGCGGAGATGGAATTCGCGACAGGCGCGAACTGCGATCCCGAGGTGCCGATCTCTGCCGGCATGGTTCGTTGGGAAAGGCTGCTCCTTGCCGACGGCCGGGCCGTTCGACTGACCACGTCACTTCCCGCATAA
- a CDS encoding FadR/GntR family transcriptional regulator: MTETFEITRVDEQGGKGFEKVFAFLRERLLAGALKPGDRLIPERELAAQLGVSRPILREALRALTVLGIVEIRDRVGTIVRRPDISVLNDFFTFALAHRADLMDDIVQARVAVECQSIRLAAERASVSDLERLQAALRRIEATIDDADLGALADYDFHHAIVQASGSETLRVLYDSMSAVLMRSHVDRRHLVRIFDMRTYLIEDHKRVFDAIVSGDPEIADRSLREHFAIGDEFRRKLAIEGGRRAGTPD; encoded by the coding sequence ATGACCGAGACTTTTGAAATCACCCGAGTTGACGAGCAGGGCGGCAAGGGCTTCGAGAAGGTGTTCGCCTTTCTGCGCGAGCGCCTTCTTGCCGGGGCGCTGAAGCCGGGTGATCGGCTCATCCCCGAGCGAGAGCTCGCCGCACAACTCGGCGTCAGCCGGCCTATCCTGCGGGAGGCGCTGCGGGCGCTCACCGTGCTCGGGATCGTGGAGATCCGCGACCGCGTCGGAACCATTGTCCGGCGGCCGGATATTTCCGTGCTGAACGACTTCTTCACCTTCGCACTGGCGCACCGCGCCGACCTGATGGACGACATCGTCCAGGCGCGTGTGGCGGTCGAGTGCCAGTCCATCCGTCTCGCGGCGGAGCGGGCGAGCGTGAGCGACCTGGAGCGCCTTCAGGCAGCGCTGCGCCGGATCGAGGCGACGATCGACGATGCCGATCTTGGTGCCCTTGCCGACTACGACTTCCATCATGCCATCGTGCAGGCGAGCGGCTCCGAGACCCTGCGCGTGCTCTACGATTCCATGTCGGCGGTGTTGATGCGCTCGCATGTCGATCGCCGGCACCTCGTGCGCATCTTCGACATGCGGACCTACCTGATCGAGGACCACAAGCGGGTCTTCGACGCCATCGTCAGTGGCGACCCGGAAATTGCCGACCGTTCGCTGCGCGAACACTTCGCCATCGGCGACGAGTTCCGCCGCAAGCTGGCCATCGAGGGAGGGCGGCGGGCCGGCACGCCCGACTGA